In Desulfoferula mesophila, the genomic window TTAGCATGATGTCCCGCAACCGGGCGGCGTCTTGGGCCGCGCTCCACTGGTCGGCAAAAACGGGGTTGCCAGCGGTCTGGGCGATGGCCGCCAAGGTACTCAGATAGGCTCCCCGCTTGTCCGGGCTGAAGAGCACCACGAACATGGCCGAGCAAGGAGCCTGGCCGGGGTTCAGGGCCACCGGAGGCGCCAGCCGGGCCATGATCAGCTCCACCTGGCCCGAGCCCGGCAGGGCCGCGTCGCTGATGGCCACGCCGGGCACCAGCTCGGTGGCCTGGGCCATCTGGTGCTTTTTCAGGGCCTGGCCCAGCCATAGGGCATCCAGGCCGAAGCGGCGCGCCCCGGCCAGTGCGACGCGGGCCAACACCTCGTTGCCGTTTTGCGCGCCTGCCACCTCTATCACCTCGGCCCGCTGCACCGCCTGGTCGAACTCGTCCCAGCAAAGCTGGTCCCGCTCACGCACGATGCCCCGCAACTCCTCTTCAAGGCCGCCGTTCACCAGATCGCGGTCGGTGATGCGCCGGACCAGGTGCATCAGGGCGTATTCGCGCTCGTAGCGAATGCGGCCGTAGAACCAATAAAAGGCCAAGCCGCTTAGAATCAATAGCAGGCTAATGATTAGAGCCTCCCATCCCATCTCCAGCAACAAAACCACAAATCCTAGCGCTCCGGCAATTTGCAGCCAGGGGTAACCCGGAGCCTTAAAGCTAGGCCGGTAATTGGTCAGACGCGATTCGCGCAGCACGATTACACAGAGGTTGGCCAAAATGTAGGTAAGGATCAAAACCGAGGATGCCGCTTTGACCAGAATCTCAAGGCTCAAGAACAAGGTCCCGAATACGAATCCACCGGTTACCAAAATGGCAACGTAGGGTGAGCCCAGTTTAGGATGAACCCGGCCTAAAGCCTGGGGAGCCAAGCCGTCGCGCCCCAGTGCCAGCAAGTAGCGCGATGCCGACATGATGCCCGCTCCGGCGGTGCTGGCAAAGGCCGCCGCTGCGGCTAGGCTCATTATTAGGGCTCCCGTACTACCCGCAATGATACGGGCTCCGTCGGAAATAGGGGTGATGGAGTGGTCCAACTCATCAGAACCCAGTACACCGCTGGTTACGAAAACCATCGCTACATAGAAAAGCCCTACTGTTAGGAGTGCCAGTATCATTGCCCTTGGTATTGTGCGGCCAGGATCCTTGATCTCCTCGGCCACCGAGGCCACATTCAACAGACCGCCATAGGAAACGAAGACTATACCTGCTGTGGAAATGACCGCGGCAAATCCGTTGGGCGTAAAGGGTTCAAAACGGTTCCATTTTATAAAACTGGACCCAAAAGCCACGTAGAGGAGCATCAGCAGGAAAAGCACCGCCACTAAAATTACTTGGAGCCTACCCGCTTTTTCAGCCCCCAGGAGATTGATCCCCACGAAAACCAGACAAAGAGCCAGGGCCACCCAAAGAGGATCCAAGCCCAGAAGTGGCTGGGCAAAGGTCCCCATGCCTACTAGGGCAAAGGCGCTTTTTAATGACAGGGAAAACCAGACCAGCAGTCCGCTTACAGCTCCGGCCGCCGGTCCCAGGGTCCGGGTGATAAAGAAATAATCCCCGCCCGCCTTGGGCATGGCGGTGATGATTTCGGCCACACTGAGCATGCCAGTGCAAGCTAGGCAACCGGCGAGAAAATAACTGAAGATCACGGCCGGCCCGGCCAGGGCGTGGGCTAGCCCAGGCAACACGAATAGCCCTGAACTGATCATGGCTCCACTGGCGATACAAAACACCGTTAAGAGCCCAAAACTCCTGTTTTTGCCTTCCATGACTTAACTTTTGCGGTCTTGGTTAAAAAACCCAAGGAGATTACGTCTGCGATCCCTAGCGTGAGAGATCAAATGAATTAACTATCTTTTTGACCTTGGAACTATGCAAGCTTATTATTGAATTCGTTCAATAAGCGATATTACCGGTAGCAAGCCTGGTTCATCAACTTCAACCTGGCAACATCGTATCCCATGGATTTGGCCTTGCTCACAAGCGATTGATAAAGCTCCGTCGGCATATTTGGTGAGCGAGACAGTATCCAAAGATACTTCTTTTGTGGGTGCCCAACCATGGCCCACTGGTAGTCCTGGTCCAAGCCAATGATCCAGTAGTCGCCCTTGAAGGGCCAGAAAAAGCTGACCTTTAGGCGGGAGTTATTACTACCTTCCACGGGCCAGGCTTTGCCTAGAGCCTCATCCACCTCCCCCTGGGGCGAGCCCCGGCGGCAGCGGTTTACCACCTTTACATGGTCTTTTTCCAGGGAGTACTCGGCTGTAGTGCAAAAACATCCCTCCTGGAAAGGAGCGGGTAAAGAAGCTATCTCATACCATTTGCCAACATATCTCTTAAGATCCACTGACGTGACGGTATGGTCGTCAGTTGGCATTGTCTTCTCGCATGCCAGAGCCATGGTAAGCAGCAAGGCAACCATGGCAGTTATGAGGAAAATACGGCTAATTTTGAATTTGCGCTTCATTGCCTTCAACAAAAAAAGGGCCGGTCATGTGACCTGGCCCTAACTAGATCTAAAACTCATAACTAGTCGCCGAGGGGCACACCAGCCTTAGCGTCGTCGACACAGTTGTCCAATTCGTCTTTGCTGGCCTTTTTGGGGTCCTTGAGGTCGCCGATCTTGCAAATGAACTCGTTACCAGCCTTGTCCTTAACCCAAACATAGTTCCAGTCAGTCTTGGTGGCTTCAGTCATTGCTTCCTCCATTTGATTGTTTAGTGAGTTAAAAATAAACTACGTCCATACAACCTCTGGTTTATTTCATATTTTAAAAACAATCATAGATGAAGGCAAGGTATCTCATTCATTTTGCGATCACTCCACTGGCAGACTGTTGCTTCCCACAGTGACTAGACCCAAGTCACCGTCGACACTTAACATATCGCCCGTACTGATAAGGCTGACTGCCTCAGGAACGCCGGTGACGCAAGGGATACCATGTTCGCGGGCAATTATGGCCCCGTGTATAAGCATGCCTCCCCGGCGTTCCACAATCGCCGCGGCCAAAGGGACGACAAAGGTCATGTTGGGGTCAATGGCGTCACAGACCAGGACCTCGCCGTTCTCAAATTCAAACAAATCTTGCGGGTCTTGGACCAACCTGGCCGGACCAGAGGCCCATCCCGCGCTCGCCGGCTGGCCTATCAGTTGCCGGGCCTTAGAGGACAAGACCGTTTTACCTTTCGTTTTTGCCTTGGATTTTTTGGGGGGTACTGGAGCCCGCCCGTTTTCCAGCGCCAGTAAGACATCCTCGGCTTGGAGGTCCCCTGGTATAGAACCCCATTTGGCGCTCAGCCTAGCAACACCCTCTGAAACCGCGCGTGCAAGCTCCCCCTCGAGCCTTCCCAAATAGATGTTGTCGTCGTCCCTTAACCGGTAACTGGCCCTGCCTATCTCTAGAAGTTCCAAGGCATATGGTAACTGGGTAGCCGGAAAACTCTGCATAAATTCCCGTTCCAGTTCCCCCTTGTCGGAGCGCGGCGCCCCTTCTGCCGGTGCTGATGTGTTGGCATACCTAGCCGCAAGCCTAGCCACCGCCTTGCGGTTCAACCGGAACTTGCGCCCGCCCCAAGATGCGCCACCATAAAGGGAGATATATTGATCAATCAAGGAAAGAAAATTTGGAAATCCTGCCATGTCTCCCTCTTGAGACACGGCTTGGGCTAGGGTGGGGTCCGCCGCTATTAATTGGCCTATTTTCCAAAGGCACCGGTTACGGCTGGTGCTCTGCAGCCTCGAACCGGATAGCAGGTGCATAAACTCATATGGGTCTTGGGGTGCCAGACGGTCATTGTAGACTTGGCCAAAAAGCCTCATCCCATGGGCAAAAGGAATGCATTCCCGCCAGTAATCATCGACTCCCTTTTGAACTATTTCTTGGCGTCGTCTTATCTCTGTGACCAATTCTCGGTCCGTAAGACGGCTGAGATTATTAGCGGCCAGTTCACGGGATTGACTTTCCATTCCTGGAAGCAAGTTTTCCTCGATTGTCTTCCGCAGGGCCTTAAGGTTCTCGATGCTTCGCTTTAGGCCCAGATAGCGTCTCCGTTCATCATCCTCCTTCGAAACTGCCAGGGTGGTAATGTTGCGTGATTGCAGAATGTGGAATTCATGGGCTTCAAGGGTCCATTCCATGTCTTGGGGAGAGCCGAAAGCCACTTCCAGGCTGCGGGAAATTCGGAATATTCCCATGACCTGTGCGGAGCTTAGGGGTGGTTGTTGCTGCTGCTTTTCGGGCAGGGCTTCGGCAACTGAACCTTCAGGTCCCGGCGCAAGCGCCATGCGTCGCTGGGCTCCCCGGTGCTCAACAATATGCCCTGTTACCCGGTCCAACTCCCAGTGGTCTGGCTCGATGGAACCGTCCACCAAGCCCTGATTCAAACCGTAGACCGCCTCTACCGAAGCGCGGGACTTGTCCAGGGGGTTCATGCTGAATGCAACGCCGGAGCTTTGCCCGACAATCATCTCTTGCACCACCACGGCCATGGCGCTTGCAAAAGGATCTAATGCCAGTTCCTGCCGGTACAATAGGGCTCGGTCGGACCAAAGCGAGGCCCAGACCAATTTGATGTGCTTGAGTATGCTATGGATGCCGCGGACATTAATAAATGACTCGTGCAGGCCGGCGAAGGAGGCTTGAGCCGAGTCTTCGGCCAGGGCTGAGGAGCGCACCGAGACCGGACGGTCTCCAAAAAGGTGGTGCACTCCATCCTCTATGGCCTGTGACAAGTCGTTAGGTATCTCGGCTTTTCCAAAGACATTGCGCAACCGCAGCGAGACGTCCCATAGTTCCTCCCAGCGCATGTTGTCAAAACTCTTTTTGCCTAGTTCGAGACTGATCTGCTGGTCGAGGCCATTCCGGTTTAAGTAATAGCGGTAGGCTGCGGCTGGAAGGCAAAAGGCCGCAGGCACCTTCAGACCTTGTCGTTTGAGAGTGGCCAACGCCCTGGCCTTGCCTCCCACCTCACAGGTAGGCTCTATTTCGTCAAGGGTCAGGATCCAATTCATGGTACGACCCTGAACTCGAATACACTCTGAAACCGGCTCACCACATAATAGGCATCGACATGCAGACAGAGACGAGCCGTATTGGAGGCATCAAGGAATTCACCCATGTGAGGTCGCTTGGCCAAAAAGACCTGCTTAAATACCGCCTCCTTGTCAGGCCCTATCGCCTCTACTTTGCCCACGGCAGTGGCCGCGGCCGCCAGGCGCAGATCTGTTACTTGGTTGCTGCGGTTGTCCATCAAAATTGCCGCTCTGGGGTTTCTCTGCAGGTTATTGAACTTGCGAGTGGTACGGCTGGTGGAGAAGTAAATGCGTGCAAGGTCCGTTGAAGCCGCAAAAGCCACAAGGCTAGCGTAGGGCTGCTTCTCCCCCACAGTGGACAGAACCGCAAAAAGCTGGCTTGCCGCCATATCCCGCAAATGCTGTTCTAGCTCCTGGGCTTGCTGGCCAGGTGGGTTGAGATTCAAATGCACAAACTTCTCCATAAAAAAATTAAACCTAGGTTAACAGGGCAACGGGACGTTTTCCAAAAGCTTAAGAGCGTTTCAAGGGATAGCGGTTTTACTCCTTCTTCATGCACCCCTCCTAGAGGCAGGCCATATTTATTTTAGGCGTCGGGATATTGGGAAAGGCCCTCTCACTACCTTAATGCAAAATGGCCTTCGGAGAAGGTGGTAATTGAACTATTTTAACCCAGTCTAGGTTATAGTTTTGAGGTTTTGGGCCAAGAGAGTGAGGATGACTATGGCCAGGCAGCGCTACTAAGACGAGCAGATCCTTGGCGAGCTTCGTGAGGTTGAGACCTTTTTTGCCAATGGCCAGACGATGGAGCGGGTTGATAAGCAGACTGGCCGGTTAATCGCCGCTATAATGGATAAATGCAGACCTTTCTCCCCTATGCAGATTTTGATCGTTCCGCCCAGGTACTGGATAACCGTCGCTTGGGTAAACAGCGCTCTGAAGCCCTAACCATCTTGCGCATCGTTGATAATCGCACGGAAAAACGCGGATGGCGCACTCACCCCGCTGTGCTCATGTGGCAAGGCTATGCTGAGGCCTTGAAGTTATATATGAACGCTTGCATCAAAGAATGGGTTGCGCGGGGTTTTGAGAACCGAATTCCTTTGGAAAGGATCAATCATAAAAGATTGGTCTTGCCCTGGTGGTTGGGGCGTGAAGAATTGCACTCGTCCCACAGAGCCAACCTGTTACGCAAGGATCCCAATTTTTATGGCAAATACGGTTGGAACGAGGATCCGCAAATGAAGTATTGGTGGCCCTCAAAACACAGCTAACTTGTTCGATTTTTCTCTGTTTGTAGTCAGAGCCCGTGGGACAGATTTGAGGTTTTAGCTAATGGAGCCTCCGGGGTAAGATCACCCGTCAAAGGAGTGAGCCATGAGCAATGATGAAGGGGCGGATAACAAGGTCCTAGGGCGCGTGACTCTTGCCTTGCTCCGGCGGCACCGCTGCCAAGGCAGCGCTGACGATCTCCTGTGCTTCTTTCTCAATGCGGCGCAGGTGATCCGCCCCCTGGAGGCTCTCCGCATAAATTTTGTAAATATCCTCCGTTCCGGACGGGCGCGCCGCGAACCATCCGCTCGCGGCCACTACTTTAAGCCCACCAATGGGGGCGCCGTTGCCCGGCGCATGGGTTAGAACGGCCTGGATTTTTTCTCCCGCCAAGTCCGCGAGATGAACTTGCTCAGATGAGAGATTGGCCAACAGCTTCTTTTGCTCCGCGGTGGCTGGCGCCTCGATGCGGTCATAGGCCGGCTCCCCCAATTCGCTCGTGAGTTCGTGGTATATTTCGCCGGGATTGCGGCCCATGCGCGCCGTTATCTCCGCAGCCAGCAAAGCCAGGACAATGCCATCCTTGTCCGTCGTCCAGACGCTGCCGTCCAGACGGGCGAAAGAGGCTCCGGCGCTCTCTTCGCCGCCAAAGCCCAGGGAGCCGTCCAGCAGGCCTTCCACAAACCACTTGAAACCGACGGGCACCTCGTAGAGTTTGCGGCCGAGTTTCGCGGTGACGCGATCTATCATCAAGCTGCTGACCACGGTTTTGCCGACTGCCGCCGACTCTCGCCACTGTGGCCGGTTTTGAAAGAGATAGAAGACGGCCACGGCGAGATAATGGTTGGGCGACAGCAATCCCGAACCCGGGGTGACGATTCCGTGCCGGTCATGATCGGTGTCGCAGGCAAAGGAAAGGTCGAAGCTGTCTTTGATCCTCAACAAGCTTTGCATCGCATAGGCCGAGGATGGATCCATGCGTATCTTGCCGTCCCAATCCAAGGTCATGAAGCTGAAAGTGGGATCTACGACCTGGTTGACCACCGTGAGGTTCAGGCCGTATCGCTCGGCTATGGAATCCCAATAGTGGACACCCGCGCCGCCAAGTGGATCAACCCCCAGTTTGATTGCCGCCCCCTTAATGGCCTTCAAATCGAGAACGTTGCAAAGGTCGGTGACATAGGCATTGAGATAATCGTACCGGTGCGTCGTGGAGGCGCTGAGGGCCCTCTGCAATGGAATCCTGTTCACACCCTGAAGGTTATTGGCGAGAAACTCGTTCGCCTTGGCCTGAATCCAAGTCGTGACCTCGGATTCGGCGGGCCCGCCGTTGGGGGGATTGTATTTGAATCCGCCATCGTGCGGCGGGTTGTGGGAAGGCGTGATGACGATGCCGTCGGCCAGCCCTTTCGTGCGCCCTCGGTTATAGGTAAGAATGGCGTGTGAAACCACGGGGGTCGGCGTATATTCATCGCCCTGGGAGATCATGACCTCCACCCCGTTGGCCGCCAACACCTCAAGCGCGCTTGCGTGGGCCGGTTCGGAAAGGGCGTGGGTGTCCATGCCCATAAAAAGCGGGCCGTCGATCCCCTTCATCTGACGGTACAGGCAAATGGCCTGGGTGACGGCGAGGATATGCCGTTCATTGAATGCTATGTCAAAAGAGGAGCCGCGATGCCCCGAGGTCCCGAAGGCAACCCGTTGCTCAGGTACGGAAGGGTCGGGCACCTCGGTATAGTAGGCCGTGATGAGTTTGGGCACGTTGACGAGCATCGACGGCTCGGCTAAGTTTCCGGCTCTAGGGCTTACTTGCATACGACTTTTACTTGGTCATCCAAATCGTTAGTAATCAAGGCGCGGAAATGGACTGGATCCAATCCTGCCGTTGGAGACGTTCCCATTCGGTCAATCACCCTCAATATCCGTCCGTTCCTTCAACTCCTTGCCAACCTTGAAAACGGGCAGTTTCTTGGGCTGCACCTTGATCGACTCACCGGTCTTGGGATTCCGTCCCTTATATCCTTCATAATCCTTCAGTTTGAAGCTGCCGAAGCCTCGTATCTCAACTCTATCTCCCTGGGCGAGAGCCTGCTCGATGGAATTGAAAATGGCGTTCACCGCGCTTTCGGCCGTCTTAAGGGTGAGGCCCTCTTTCTCGGCAAGCATTCTGATCAGGTCGGATTTGTTCATGGGTTGGTTAACCCCTTGGGGAATTGATGTTTTGGAGTGATAGTAGGTGGTTGCGATATTTATGTCAACCAGGGAGATGGAAAGCAAGGATCATGGGCTCTTCCATGTTCATTGGTGTTCTTGTCGGATGCCGTCTCTCAGGTAACTGGGTCAATTTGTAGGATCTTGGGCCCACCAGGAGGTAAAATATAAACGGAGGCTTAATTTCAGCCTTCGGATTGAGAGGTAAGTCATGTTTGAGACAAGAAAGGAGTTTTTACAGGAGTTCAAAAGTCGTGCTGGTCTGAGGTCCGTGGAGGAGGCTGACAGGCTAGCGCAGATCATCATTAGTCTTATCAAAGCTCGCATTGGACCTCGACTCTCTGAAGAGGTCGCTCGCATGGTATCCCAGGACCTGGCGTTGGGTTGGCGGAATATCGCTTTGCCCCAGGAAGCCATGGAAATGCAGGAGATGATGTTTGAGCTAGAGGAAGACAGCAGCAAAACTTCCCCCAGAGAAGAGTACCCTCCTGAATACGGTTAGGACTGCCCACGTGGAAACCCAGGATGAGGGGGTGCGCTTCAAGGTGGAAGTACACCCCCATTAATTTTTTTGGTTTAGCCAGCCCCAATTAGGGGCGCTAGCCTCAAAAACAGTGCCCTTGATTAAAAAGTCAGGACCTTGTCAGCCTCTTTGCTCAACTCATAAAGATCATCCATCCAGGCTATGGGGCAGGTACCCGATCCCACCAGACCGTGGGACTTCATGCAAACCCCTCACACATAGAAATCGCCTCCAAACTGGTTCATCTGACCCATGACATCGAATTCATCGCTGCCGCTGGTTTCAAAGGTAACTCCTTTGCCAAGCATGAACACGCTGACCTCATCACCCTTGTTTACTCCTGTATTGGCCAAGCGCATGGCATTAAAGATGGTTTCTCCGTCATCGGTGCTGATGATGAACAACACCTTCATGGGCTTACTCCCTTCTTGAAAATTACCCACTCAACCGCTGCAATTGTTTTGTATGCCTTAAAAAATGAGCTAGTTACGTGATCTTAGGCGGTTGAATTTTTAATGTCAATCTGGGGAAGGGAAACTGTGAATGGCGGAGTAAGTGCGGGACAGTTGGCGGTCTAAAACCGTGACACTTGTTTTAGAGATATAGTCCTGTTGTTCATGCTGTCAATCATGATCTTGCCTTAGTTGGTTTTGGGCTTTGCCTGGGATCGTCTTTTGGCTTGGCGGAGCCGGTAGCTTTCTCCATTGGCCTCGATGATGTGGCACCTATGGGTCAGTCTGTCCAGCAGTGCACCGGTGAGTCTTTCGGAGCCGAAGACCTCCGTCCATTGCTGGAAAGGGAGATTGGTGGTGATCATGAGGCTTTGTTGTTCATATGCCCTACCCACCACCTCGAATAGCATTTGAGCGCCTATCTTGGAGAAGGGCACATAGCCCAGTTCATCGATGACCAGCAGGTGTAGGCGCTGGAGCTGTTTCTGCAGGCGTTGCAGACGTCTTTCCTCGCGGCATTCCATGAGCTCTGTGACCAGGGCGGTGGCGCTGTAGAATTTCACCTTGCTTCCCTGGGCGCAGGCCGCAAAGGCCATGGCGCTGGCCAGGTGGGTCTTGCCGGTGCCGGAGTTTCCGATCAGGAGCACGTTTTCCTTTTTGGCGATGTACTCGCCCCTCATCAGCTCCCTGACCAACTGCTGATTGATGGAGGGCTGTGCCTTGAAATCAAAGGTGTCCATGGTCTTGATCACCGGAAAGGCGGCTTGCTTGATGCGCCTTTCGGCTGCCCGCTTCTCGCGGTCCAGAAGCTCCCG contains:
- the istB gene encoding IS21-like element helper ATPase IstB yields the protein MKDQDKPTVLLEYHLKKLKLPTILREYAAMAKVCSQDRSDYMTYLLRLTERELLDREKRAAERRIKQAAFPVIKTMDTFDFKAQPSINQQLVRELMRGEYIAKKENVLLIGNSGTGKTHLASAMAFAACAQGSKVKFYSATALVTELMECREERRLQRLQKQLQRLHLLVIDELGYVPFSKIGAQMLFEVVGRAYEQQSLMITTNLPFQQWTEVFGSERLTGALLDRLTHRCHIIEANGESYRLRQAKRRSQAKPKTN
- a CDS encoding HU family DNA-binding protein, with product MNKSDLIRMLAEKEGLTLKTAESAVNAIFNSIEQALAQGDRVEIRGFGSFKLKDYEGYKGRNPKTGESIKVQPKKLPVFKVGKELKERTDIEGD
- a CDS encoding lipocalin family protein, whose product is MKRKFKISRIFLITAMVALLLTMALACEKTMPTDDHTVTSVDLKRYVGKWYEIASLPAPFQEGCFCTTAEYSLEKDHVKVVNRCRRGSPQGEVDEALGKAWPVEGSNNSRLKVSFFWPFKGDYWIIGLDQDYQWAMVGHPQKKYLWILSRSPNMPTELYQSLVSKAKSMGYDVARLKLMNQACYR
- the pgm gene encoding phosphoglucomutase (alpha-D-glucose-1,6-bisphosphate-dependent), with the translated sequence MQVSPRAGNLAEPSMLVNVPKLITAYYTEVPDPSVPEQRVAFGTSGHRGSSFDIAFNERHILAVTQAICLYRQMKGIDGPLFMGMDTHALSEPAHASALEVLAANGVEVMISQGDEYTPTPVVSHAILTYNRGRTKGLADGIVITPSHNPPHDGGFKYNPPNGGPAESEVTTWIQAKANEFLANNLQGVNRIPLQRALSASTTHRYDYLNAYVTDLCNVLDLKAIKGAAIKLGVDPLGGAGVHYWDSIAERYGLNLTVVNQVVDPTFSFMTLDWDGKIRMDPSSAYAMQSLLRIKDSFDLSFACDTDHDRHGIVTPGSGLLSPNHYLAVAVFYLFQNRPQWRESAAVGKTVVSSLMIDRVTAKLGRKLYEVPVGFKWFVEGLLDGSLGFGGEESAGASFARLDGSVWTTDKDGIVLALLAAEITARMGRNPGEIYHELTSELGEPAYDRIEAPATAEQKKLLANLSSEQVHLADLAGEKIQAVLTHAPGNGAPIGGLKVVAASGWFAARPSGTEDIYKIYAESLQGADHLRRIEKEAQEIVSAALAAVPPEQGKSHAP
- a CDS encoding pyridoxamine 5'-phosphate oxidase family protein; amino-acid sequence: MEKFVHLNLNPPGQQAQELEQHLRDMAASQLFAVLSTVGEKQPYASLVAFAASTDLARIYFSTSRTTRKFNNLQRNPRAAILMDNRSNQVTDLRLAAAATAVGKVEAIGPDKEAVFKQVFLAKRPHMGEFLDASNTARLCLHVDAYYVVSRFQSVFEFRVVP
- a CDS encoding MSMEG_6728 family protein, which gives rise to MQTFLPYADFDRSAQVLDNRRLGKQRSEALTILRIVDNRTEKRGWRTHPAVLMWQGYAEALKLYMNACIKEWVARGFENRIPLERINHKRLVLPWWLGREELHSSHRANLLRKDPNFYGKYGWNEDPQMKYWWPSKHS
- a CDS encoding amino acid permease, whose product is MEGKNRSFGLLTVFCIASGAMISSGLFVLPGLAHALAGPAVIFSYFLAGCLACTGMLSVAEIITAMPKAGGDYFFITRTLGPAAGAVSGLLVWFSLSLKSAFALVGMGTFAQPLLGLDPLWVALALCLVFVGINLLGAEKAGRLQVILVAVLFLLMLLYVAFGSSFIKWNRFEPFTPNGFAAVISTAGIVFVSYGGLLNVASVAEEIKDPGRTIPRAMILALLTVGLFYVAMVFVTSGVLGSDELDHSITPISDGARIIAGSTGALIMSLAAAAAFASTAGAGIMSASRYLLALGRDGLAPQALGRVHPKLGSPYVAILVTGGFVFGTLFLSLEILVKAASSVLILTYILANLCVIVLRESRLTNYRPSFKAPGYPWLQIAGALGFVVLLLEMGWEALIISLLLILSGLAFYWFYGRIRYEREYALMHLVRRITDRDLVNGGLEEELRGIVRERDQLCWDEFDQAVQRAEVIEVAGAQNGNEVLARVALAGARRFGLDALWLGQALKKHQMAQATELVPGVAISDAALPGSGQVELIMARLAPPVALNPGQAPCSAMFVVLFSPDKRGAYLSTLAAIAQTAGNPVFADQWSAAQDAARLRDIMLIAKRQRTCTI
- a CDS encoding DsrE family protein produces the protein MKVLFIISTDDGETIFNAMRLANTGVNKGDEVSVFMLGKGVTFETSGSDEFDVMGQMNQFGGDFYVUGVCMKSHGLVGSGTCPIAWMDDLYELSKEADKVLTF
- a CDS encoding PEP/pyruvate-binding domain-containing protein, translating into MNWILTLDEIEPTCEVGGKARALATLKRQGLKVPAAFCLPAAAYRYYLNRNGLDQQISLELGKKSFDNMRWEELWDVSLRLRNVFGKAEIPNDLSQAIEDGVHHLFGDRPVSVRSSALAEDSAQASFAGLHESFINVRGIHSILKHIKLVWASLWSDRALLYRQELALDPFASAMAVVVQEMIVGQSSGVAFSMNPLDKSRASVEAVYGLNQGLVDGSIEPDHWELDRVTGHIVEHRGAQRRMALAPGPEGSVAEALPEKQQQQPPLSSAQVMGIFRISRSLEVAFGSPQDMEWTLEAHEFHILQSRNITTLAVSKEDDERRRYLGLKRSIENLKALRKTIEENLLPGMESQSRELAANNLSRLTDRELVTEIRRRQEIVQKGVDDYWRECIPFAHGMRLFGQVYNDRLAPQDPYEFMHLLSGSRLQSTSRNRCLWKIGQLIAADPTLAQAVSQEGDMAGFPNFLSLIDQYISLYGGASWGGRKFRLNRKAVARLAARYANTSAPAEGAPRSDKGELEREFMQSFPATQLPYALELLEIGRASYRLRDDDNIYLGRLEGELARAVSEGVARLSAKWGSIPGDLQAEDVLLALENGRAPVPPKKSKAKTKGKTVLSSKARQLIGQPASAGWASGPARLVQDPQDLFEFENGEVLVCDAIDPNMTFVVPLAAAIVERRGGMLIHGAIIAREHGIPCVTGVPEAVSLISTGDMLSVDGDLGLVTVGSNSLPVE